Proteins encoded together in one Amblyomma americanum isolate KBUSLIRL-KWMA chromosome 1, ASM5285725v1, whole genome shotgun sequence window:
- the LOC144113825 gene encoding uncharacterized protein LOC144113825, with the protein MGERFHRQLKAALMASEQHCWAEASPVMRLGIRTVFRADIGCSAAELVYSTMLRLPDEFSASGQQQARISAGDYAFRLRDVMNKLQATPPRQPSERRTHVRNEFDSCSQVFLRNDAVRRPLQAPHNGSLKVLHRGRKTLTIEMRGRREVVLLDREKSA; encoded by the coding sequence ATGGGTGAGAGATTTCACCGGCAGCTGAAAGCAGCACTCATGGCAAGTGAGCAGCATTGTTGGGCGGAAGCATCGCCCGTCATGCGGTTAGGCATACGCACGGTGTTCAGGGCAGACATCGGCTGCAGCGCTGCGGAACTTGTCTACAGCACGATGCTCCGTCTGCCCGACGAGTTCTCTGCGTCTGGCCAACAGCAAGCCCGCATTTCCGCCGGCGACTACGCATTTCGCCTACGTGACGTCATGAACAAGCTCCAAGCTACACCTCCGCGACAGCCTTCGGAGAGGAGGACACACGTGCGCAACGAGTTTGATTCATGTAGTCAGGTGTTTCTGCGTAACGACGCAGTACGACGACCACTGCAAGCACCGCATAATGGGTCACTGAAAGTTCTCCATCGCGGACGGAAGACGCTCACTATTGAAATGCGGGGCCGGCGGGAAGTAGTTTTATTGGACAGAGAGAAATCTGCGTAG